A stretch of the Haloplanus aerogenes genome encodes the following:
- a CDS encoding DUF7837 family putative zinc-binding protein: MTDETPNHGRCPECDEDISTTHILVEYEKDDGTTGIWAECPVCDDVVSPR, from the coding sequence ATGACCGACGAGACTCCGAACCACGGGCGATGTCCGGAGTGTGATGAGGATATTTCTACCACACATATCTTGGTTGAATATGAGAAAGACGATGGGACGACTGGAATCTGGGCAGAGTGCCCGGTTTGCGATGATGTCGTAAGTCCGAGGTGA
- a CDS encoding DUF7557 family protein produces the protein MSTSIHVSDETKEKLARLKREDESWDEFLDRLANEGSGMKAGVWNGTDKAEKAHEAIKRSRGNR, from the coding sequence ATGAGCACGTCAATTCATGTCTCTGATGAGACAAAAGAGAAATTGGCGAGGCTGAAGCGTGAAGATGAGAGTTGGGACGAGTTTCTCGACCGACTAGCGAACGAGGGATCTGGGATGAAGGCCGGCGTCTGGAACGGTACCGACAAAGCCGAAAAGGCGCACGAGGCAATCAAGCGGTCTCGTGGAAATCGTTGA
- a CDS encoding malectin domain-containing carbohydrate-binding protein: MHLPDNRNRLTAVLISVFMVTSVFAGTVAIGTNVASAAETPLYRANAGGSFTVDGAQWDTLQNYQVAGEDQTSSHGQPSTIHSSVPAGTPSQIWETERWDPSGGEEMQYEFDVPDGQQVEVRLYFYDGYSGTDSVGDRVFDVSIEGQTVLDDFDIVETYGDDTAAMESFTVTSDGTIDIDFGHVTENPQINAIEIVSTSAEPDTLGAPSSADFGTVVTGNTATETVTLTNLGNASNTSHPDITVSDVAITGTDSGQFSHNFSGSTTIAPGESSDLQVTYSPTEAQAHAATLEVTHSGANSPLTIDLTGEGTSDTPVGFGSSDLQNFGQGSLTALEFGPDGRLYVAQQDGDIYVLNITRNGENSYSVTNQVQIGAIKDIPNHDDNGNYVAGETSRQVTGLTVGGTATQPVVYVSSSDPTIDVGTDDDDTDTNSGAISRLTFDWNSDGSLASVDHTVMVLGLPRSEENHATNGLDLSDDENTLYVAQGGHTNKGAPGDNFGHTPEYALSGATLSIDLAQIDNNYQEKNLQSYNSNYPSVDFLYAIPTIQNDDATDGDDLPFGGNDGINQAKWIADGPVQVYSSGYRNPYDLILSEDDQLYVIDNGPNGGWGGQPVNEGPSGVCTNAPNEDGSYGTGDQLHIATQGSYGGHGAPIRANPTGADIYDENGNVIFDINSSNSPVPASLVNPIECDYQDPTEDNSIGDTFGWTGGIDEYTASNFGGAMQGDLLVVEGGSNVERVELNATGTGVTNQENNFFTPGSALGIAAQGDEGPFPGTVWTARGDITVFEPNDYDGGTGETCSGADDPSLDEDGDGYDNADEIDAGTDPCSAASTPADFDGDGTSNVNDPDDDNDGQPDTSDPFAVDPDDGTTTTLPVQGEFSETNLFGSNSQVWTGLMTNGSDYQDLYDPGQMTVGGAAQVLTVENVPTGDAVNNDQQYAFQFGVDAPDEPFTVSTTVNGYPENPSNYQGMGIYIGNGDQDNYAKLIVSANGGTGGTQFAKETGGSFQNIAQPDDSNVTGPATNTDLQLTVDPTTDPAPNNGQDEVAVTAAYATDGGQLSEVGTGAVPASWLNSSDGTGLAIGVISTSYQSGSTFDATWTNLNVEYVTSPDNQPPVADAGADQTVDEGTTVTLDASGSTDPDGDDANLGYTWTQTAGTPSDLLDTFDAEQVSFTAPDVNGNTTYTFEVDVSDGQNTSTDTVNVTVQDTDAGDGNVTINEAVAQADETGNDSQIEFAEVQTAINWWQTGTEVPNTGGQTIDFQKIQQIVNLWQTGATIGDGDTGATGSALVEITPDSGLEATTYGQGSYQVTNTDEKNITAVSFDLSSASYPDMVFDPAGTAGDPTGEGLNIVSDGGTNILTQPGTGDAFSQPHNGVNDSDGYDVMTVEFGDFNTGETATFWADNDPTSIKGATVGSQEAGPVSGLELAGSTVTVTYEDGTTQTTQLMGDGSAGGSTANVTADEASAPTIGAQGVTLDSGVLDARHSAATVTSASQTITVTGQPGETVTLVRAEGELTLTNVPDADGDGEPGYDIEAYEANDAEDVEYYTATLDANGEATIPVTLTNTTSDGDNNAGLNYFTAVQGEPNADAGLTSNVVVLELEAGGGGDNTAPTVESITDQGVSEGGSTTVEVNASDGDGDALSLSVSGPSFVSITDGGDGSGTVSLAPGSGTIGTHTVTVTASDGTATATEEFAVYVDEPDQNGTVVFATNAGGSQYTAGDGTTYQADTNFDTGSTYSFSGEVAGTDDDTLYQTERYGGSFSYDIPVDNGTYEVTLQFAEIYQGVASADSPDSSGPSDGTNENDRLFDASIEGQTVVTSYDIFSEVGPATATEKTYTVEVTDGTLNVDFSVVNDNAKISAIKVEQLDGNGGGGSGAKSAEIAVTENGGLGASTFGSGSFEVTNTGDQQLSSVTIDLSESLIPDAVFDPEGTAGDTTAKGLVIDSESGDGAGVVSTADGDVFSQPHNGVNDSDGYDAMAVEFDDFESGETVTFSVDIDPTAIKGASTTGDAGSVSGLELSGSAVTFGYADGSTQATDLFGDGSAGGAQATGDTTISAAPTLGVDGVGLQSTDFPAHEAATVGSASQTLTLSGPADATVQLIHVEASEPPSVGYDLDDFEADTAEAVSYQSVTLDSNGQATTSVTLSESNLNYFVAAAEDGDGNTGETSNTVVLDYNSSATTEAQVLHRVNAGESTALSAIDDGPDWTGVTDTSSPYLVSVAPSSSGNYCDGSITSTTADVPSSTPDAVYDCERYGNSTWEFSVTSGQEVKVRLYLGNQFSGTSDPGDRQFNVSIEGTQVLTNYDPVADVGHQTGTMKNFTVTDDGDGNITVTFDQGTVENPQVNAIEIVESEGSS; encoded by the coding sequence ATGCACTTGCCGGACAATCGAAATCGACTGACAGCGGTACTTATTTCGGTGTTTATGGTGACATCAGTGTTCGCGGGCACGGTCGCCATCGGCACCAATGTCGCGAGTGCCGCCGAGACACCATTGTATCGCGCGAACGCGGGCGGGAGTTTCACTGTGGACGGTGCTCAGTGGGACACGCTCCAGAACTACCAAGTCGCCGGAGAGGACCAGACGTCCTCCCACGGCCAACCGAGTACGATACACAGCTCGGTCCCAGCCGGGACACCCAGTCAAATCTGGGAGACAGAGCGATGGGATCCGAGCGGCGGCGAGGAGATGCAGTACGAGTTCGACGTGCCTGACGGGCAGCAAGTCGAGGTGCGGCTGTACTTCTACGACGGATACAGTGGCACCGACAGCGTCGGTGATAGGGTCTTCGACGTCAGCATCGAAGGCCAGACCGTCCTCGACGACTTCGACATCGTCGAGACCTACGGCGACGACACGGCCGCGATGGAGTCGTTCACCGTCACGAGCGACGGAACGATCGACATCGACTTCGGTCACGTGACCGAGAATCCGCAGATCAACGCCATCGAAATCGTCTCGACGTCAGCCGAACCCGACACTCTCGGTGCCCCGTCGAGCGCGGACTTTGGCACCGTCGTCACCGGCAACACCGCCACCGAGACGGTGACGCTGACGAACCTCGGGAACGCGAGCAACACCTCGCACCCGGACATCACCGTCAGTGATGTCGCCATCACGGGAACGGATTCAGGACAGTTCTCGCACAACTTCTCCGGGAGCACGACGATCGCACCCGGTGAGTCGAGCGATCTGCAGGTGACGTACTCGCCGACCGAGGCGCAGGCACACGCGGCCACGCTCGAAGTTACACACAGCGGCGCCAACTCGCCGCTCACGATCGACCTGACCGGCGAGGGTACGAGCGACACCCCGGTCGGCTTCGGGTCGAGCGACCTGCAGAACTTCGGACAGGGCTCGCTCACGGCACTGGAGTTCGGCCCCGACGGCCGGCTCTACGTCGCCCAGCAGGACGGCGACATCTACGTGCTGAACATCACCCGGAACGGCGAAAACTCCTACAGCGTCACCAACCAGGTGCAGATCGGCGCGATCAAGGATATCCCGAACCACGACGACAACGGGAACTACGTCGCTGGCGAAACCAGCCGGCAAGTGACCGGGCTGACGGTCGGCGGGACCGCCACCCAACCCGTGGTGTACGTCTCCTCCAGTGACCCGACCATCGACGTCGGGACGGACGACGACGACACCGACACGAACTCGGGGGCTATCTCCCGGTTGACGTTCGACTGGAACAGCGACGGGTCGCTGGCGAGTGTCGACCACACGGTGATGGTGCTGGGCCTCCCGCGCTCCGAGGAGAACCACGCCACGAACGGCCTCGACCTGAGTGACGACGAGAACACGTTGTACGTCGCGCAAGGAGGCCACACCAACAAGGGCGCCCCCGGCGATAACTTCGGCCACACCCCGGAGTACGCGCTCTCGGGCGCGACGCTCTCGATAGACCTCGCACAGATCGACAACAACTACCAGGAGAAGAACCTCCAGAGTTACAACAGCAACTACCCGAGCGTCGACTTCCTGTACGCCATCCCGACGATCCAGAACGACGACGCCACGGACGGCGACGACCTGCCGTTCGGCGGGAACGACGGCATCAACCAGGCCAAGTGGATTGCCGACGGCCCGGTGCAGGTGTACTCGTCGGGCTACCGGAACCCCTACGACCTCATCCTCTCCGAGGACGACCAGCTCTACGTCATCGACAACGGCCCCAACGGCGGCTGGGGCGGCCAGCCAGTCAACGAGGGGCCCTCGGGCGTGTGTACCAACGCACCCAACGAGGACGGGAGCTACGGCACCGGCGATCAACTCCACATCGCGACGCAGGGAAGCTACGGCGGACACGGCGCGCCCATCCGGGCCAACCCGACCGGCGCGGACATCTACGACGAGAACGGGAACGTCATCTTCGACATCAACTCGTCGAACAGCCCCGTGCCCGCGTCGCTGGTGAATCCGATCGAGTGTGACTACCAGGACCCCACCGAGGACAACTCCATCGGCGACACCTTCGGGTGGACCGGTGGCATCGACGAGTACACCGCCTCCAACTTCGGCGGCGCGATGCAGGGTGACCTGCTGGTCGTCGAGGGCGGCAGCAACGTCGAGCGGGTCGAACTCAACGCCACCGGCACGGGCGTGACGAACCAGGAGAACAACTTCTTCACGCCCGGGAGCGCGCTCGGCATCGCCGCACAGGGTGACGAGGGGCCCTTCCCGGGGACCGTCTGGACCGCTCGCGGCGACATCACGGTGTTCGAGCCGAACGACTACGACGGCGGCACCGGCGAGACGTGTTCCGGCGCCGACGACCCGTCGCTGGACGAGGACGGTGACGGCTACGACAACGCCGACGAGATAGACGCGGGCACCGACCCGTGTTCTGCCGCGTCGACGCCGGCCGACTTCGACGGTGACGGCACCTCGAACGTCAACGATCCGGACGACGACAACGACGGTCAGCCCGACACGTCCGACCCGTTCGCCGTCGACCCGGACGACGGGACGACGACGACGCTCCCGGTTCAGGGAGAGTTCTCCGAGACGAACCTGTTCGGCTCGAATAGTCAGGTCTGGACGGGACTGATGACGAACGGGTCGGACTACCAGGACCTCTACGACCCCGGCCAGATGACGGTCGGGGGCGCGGCGCAGGTTCTGACGGTCGAGAACGTGCCGACGGGTGACGCGGTGAACAACGACCAGCAGTACGCGTTCCAGTTCGGCGTCGACGCCCCGGACGAGCCGTTCACGGTCTCCACGACGGTCAACGGCTACCCCGAGAACCCTTCGAACTACCAGGGAATGGGGATCTACATCGGTAACGGCGACCAGGACAACTACGCGAAGCTCATCGTCTCCGCGAACGGCGGCACCGGCGGAACCCAGTTCGCCAAGGAGACCGGCGGGAGCTTCCAGAATATCGCGCAACCCGACGATTCGAACGTCACGGGCCCGGCCACGAACACGGACCTCCAGCTAACGGTCGACCCGACCACTGACCCGGCACCGAACAACGGACAGGACGAGGTTGCGGTCACCGCCGCGTACGCCACCGACGGAGGACAGTTGAGCGAGGTCGGCACCGGAGCCGTTCCGGCGTCCTGGCTGAACTCGTCCGACGGCACCGGCCTCGCCATCGGCGTCATCTCGACGTCCTACCAGTCGGGGTCGACCTTCGACGCGACGTGGACGAACCTGAACGTCGAGTACGTCACGTCGCCGGACAACCAGCCACCGGTTGCCGACGCGGGCGCGGACCAGACGGTCGACGAGGGAACGACGGTCACGCTCGACGCCAGCGGGTCCACCGATCCGGACGGCGACGATGCCAACCTCGGATACACCTGGACACAGACGGCCGGCACCCCCTCGGATCTCCTCGATACCTTCGACGCCGAGCAGGTGTCGTTCACCGCACCGGACGTGAACGGTAACACGACATACACGTTCGAGGTCGACGTCTCCGACGGGCAGAACACGTCCACCGACACGGTCAACGTGACTGTGCAGGACACCGACGCCGGCGACGGTAACGTGACGATCAACGAGGCCGTTGCGCAGGCGGACGAGACCGGCAACGACTCGCAGATCGAATTCGCCGAAGTGCAGACGGCCATCAACTGGTGGCAGACCGGCACCGAGGTGCCCAACACGGGCGGGCAGACCATCGACTTCCAGAAGATCCAGCAGATCGTCAACCTCTGGCAGACCGGCGCGACCATTGGCGACGGCGATACCGGCGCAACCGGGTCGGCGCTCGTCGAGATCACGCCCGACTCGGGGCTCGAAGCGACGACCTACGGACAGGGCTCCTATCAGGTGACGAACACCGACGAGAAGAACATCACTGCGGTGTCGTTCGACCTGAGTAGCGCGTCCTACCCGGACATGGTGTTCGACCCCGCGGGGACAGCGGGCGACCCGACCGGTGAGGGCCTCAACATCGTCAGCGACGGCGGTACGAACATCCTCACTCAACCGGGGACGGGAGACGCGTTCTCGCAGCCGCACAACGGCGTGAACGACTCGGACGGCTACGACGTGATGACTGTCGAGTTCGGCGACTTCAACACCGGCGAGACGGCCACCTTCTGGGCGGATAACGACCCGACGAGCATCAAGGGTGCGACGGTCGGCTCGCAGGAGGCCGGCCCCGTCTCGGGGCTCGAACTCGCCGGCTCGACGGTGACGGTTACCTACGAGGACGGCACAACGCAGACGACGCAGTTGATGGGTGACGGCAGTGCTGGCGGCTCCACCGCCAACGTCACCGCGGACGAGGCGTCCGCGCCGACCATCGGAGCTCAGGGCGTCACGCTCGATTCGGGCGTCCTCGACGCCCGTCATAGCGCGGCGACCGTCACGTCGGCCAGCCAGACCATTACGGTCACCGGCCAGCCCGGCGAGACGGTTACGCTCGTCCGCGCGGAGGGCGAACTGACGCTCACGAACGTCCCGGACGCCGACGGTGACGGCGAACCGGGATACGATATCGAGGCCTACGAGGCCAACGACGCCGAGGACGTCGAGTACTACACGGCGACGCTCGACGCCAACGGCGAGGCGACCATCCCGGTCACGCTGACGAACACCACGTCGGACGGAGACAACAACGCCGGCCTCAACTACTTCACGGCGGTTCAGGGCGAGCCGAACGCGGACGCGGGGCTCACCTCGAACGTGGTCGTTCTGGAACTCGAAGCGGGCGGCGGCGGCGACAACACGGCGCCCACGGTCGAGAGCATCACTGACCAGGGGGTCTCCGAGGGCGGCTCGACGACGGTCGAGGTGAACGCGTCCGACGGTGACGGCGACGCGCTGAGCCTCTCGGTTAGCGGCCCGAGCTTCGTCTCGATCACGGACGGCGGTGACGGCAGCGGCACCGTCAGCCTCGCGCCCGGATCCGGCACTATCGGCACGCACACGGTGACGGTCACGGCCAGCGACGGCACGGCGACGGCCACCGAAGAGTTCGCGGTGTACGTCGACGAACCCGACCAGAACGGCACGGTCGTGTTCGCGACCAACGCCGGTGGATCGCAGTACACCGCCGGTGACGGCACCACCTACCAGGCCGACACGAACTTCGACACCGGAAGCACCTACAGCTTCAGCGGTGAGGTCGCCGGCACGGACGACGACACGCTGTACCAGACCGAACGCTACGGCGGTTCGTTCAGCTACGACATCCCGGTTGACAACGGCACCTACGAGGTCACCCTGCAGTTCGCCGAAATCTACCAGGGTGTCGCATCGGCGGACTCGCCGGACTCCTCCGGTCCGTCCGACGGCACCAACGAGAACGACCGGCTGTTCGACGCGTCGATCGAGGGCCAGACGGTCGTCACGTCGTACGACATCTTCTCCGAGGTCGGTCCGGCCACCGCGACGGAGAAGACTTACACGGTCGAGGTGACCGACGGCACGCTGAACGTCGACTTCAGCGTCGTCAACGACAACGCCAAGATCAGCGCCATCAAGGTCGAACAACTCGACGGCAACGGTGGCGGCGGTAGCGGCGCCAAATCCGCCGAGATCGCCGTTACCGAGAACGGCGGACTCGGCGCGAGTACCTTCGGCAGCGGCTCCTTCGAGGTGACGAACACCGGCGACCAACAGCTCTCGTCGGTGACGATCGACCTGAGCGAGAGCCTGATCCCGGACGCGGTGTTCGATCCCGAGGGAACAGCGGGTGACACCACGGCGAAGGGGCTCGTGATCGACAGCGAGTCAGGCGACGGCGCGGGCGTCGTCAGCACGGCCGACGGCGACGTGTTCAGCCAGCCCCACAACGGCGTGAACGACTCCGATGGCTACGACGCGATGGCCGTCGAGTTCGACGACTTCGAATCCGGCGAGACGGTCACGTTCTCGGTCGACATCGACCCGACGGCGATCAAGGGCGCGTCCACGACAGGCGATGCGGGGTCGGTCTCCGGTCTCGAACTCTCCGGCAGTGCCGTCACGTTCGGCTACGCCGACGGCTCGACCCAGGCGACGGACCTGTTCGGCGACGGGAGCGCCGGCGGCGCACAGGCGACCGGGGACACGACTATCTCCGCCGCGCCGACGCTCGGCGTCGACGGCGTGGGCCTCCAGTCGACGGACTTCCCCGCCCATGAGGCGGCGACCGTCGGGTCGGCGTCACAGACGCTGACCCTCAGCGGGCCGGCGGACGCGACAGTCCAGCTCATCCACGTCGAGGCCAGCGAACCCCCGTCCGTCGGCTACGACCTCGACGACTTCGAGGCGGACACTGCCGAGGCGGTGAGCTACCAGAGCGTCACGCTCGACTCGAACGGCCAGGCAACCACGTCGGTGACGCTCTCCGAGTCGAACCTGAACTACTTCGTCGCCGCCGCCGAGGACGGCGATGGGAACACTGGGGAAACCTCGAACACGGTCGTCCTCGACTACAATTCGAGCGCGACGACGGAGGCGCAGGTGCTGCACCGCGTGAACGCGGGCGAGAGTACGGCGCTCTCTGCCATCGACGACGGTCCCGACTGGACCGGCGTGACGGATACGAGTTCGCCGTACCTTGTCTCGGTCGCGCCGTCGTCCTCGGGTAACTACTGCGACGGCTCCATCACGTCGACGACTGCCGACGTTCCCTCGTCGACGCCCGACGCGGTCTACGACTGCGAGCGCTACGGGAACTCTACCTGGGAATTCTCGGTGACCAGCGGTCAGGAGGTCAAGGTGCGACTCTACCTCGGGAACCAGTTCTCTGGGACCAGCGACCCCGGCGACCGGCAGTTCAACGTCTCCATCGAGGGGACGCAGGTGCTGACCAACTACGACCCGGTCGCCGACGTCGGCCATCAGACGGGAACGATGAAGAACTTCACCGTTACCGACGACGGGGACGGGAACATCACGGTGACCTTCGACCAGGGAACGGTCGAGAATCCGCAGGTCAACGCCATCGAAATCGTCGAATCGGAGGGGAGTAGCTGA
- a CDS encoding PKD domain-containing protein, translating into MTTTQTRIRQTVVTLVALTVVLSAFGYAPVGTAAAQSVSVSNSPSTTTAAPGDTVTITTTISGSDINGQGMQAFLPTGWQGSITDADGGAPNPTSGTANVLEVIWLTNGTYEVTYDVEVPSDATAGDYTVTTEGSGIDPNTSGQITDTTTTTITVQTAPDNAAPSASFTYSPSDPTTGESVSFDASASSDPDGSIASYEWDFGDGSNATGATPSHTYDSAGTYTVELTVTDNDSETATATQTVTVSEAEPSPDMETSVSIQPASSQTFVGGTTTFDLVVDDANGGVGAYSATVSLDDASIAQISDVDLKGSPAGQTTNVAIAPDGSSVTIDAALMNTADTGSVAIATITVQGGAAGSTGLTPSVSALGNEQGTSYTVAGTSGASLDVTAKSTSVSIQPSSSEITVDQTTTFDLVVDDANGGVGAYTATVSLDDASVAEITDVELQGNPAEQTSQVTIAPDGSSVTIDAALMNTADTGSVTVATITVEGVDDGSADLSTSVAALGDEDGNNYAVTGTTGASLTVTEVVVGNFVNPVSDPDSDSQYEDINGDGNFNIVDVQAMFANLNDDAIQNNPDKFDFNNDGSVNIVDVQALFFELIN; encoded by the coding sequence ATGACAACGACTCAGACTAGAATCAGACAAACGGTTGTGACGCTCGTCGCGCTGACGGTCGTCCTCTCGGCGTTCGGCTACGCGCCGGTGGGGACGGCCGCGGCACAGAGCGTCTCGGTATCGAATTCGCCGTCGACGACGACGGCAGCACCCGGTGACACGGTGACGATTACGACGACCATCTCCGGGTCCGACATCAACGGACAGGGGATGCAGGCCTTCCTCCCGACGGGCTGGCAAGGCTCGATCACCGACGCGGACGGGGGCGCACCGAACCCGACCTCCGGAACCGCGAACGTGCTCGAAGTCATCTGGCTCACCAACGGCACGTACGAGGTGACCTACGACGTGGAGGTGCCAAGCGACGCGACTGCCGGCGACTACACGGTCACCACCGAGGGCTCCGGTATCGATCCGAACACGAGCGGCCAGATAACCGACACCACGACCACGACGATAACCGTCCAGACGGCGCCCGACAACGCGGCGCCGAGCGCGTCGTTCACCTACTCGCCGTCCGATCCGACGACCGGCGAGTCGGTGAGCTTCGACGCTTCGGCGTCGAGCGACCCCGACGGTTCGATCGCGAGCTACGAGTGGGACTTCGGCGACGGGTCGAACGCGACCGGCGCCACGCCCTCGCACACCTACGACAGCGCGGGCACCTACACGGTCGAACTCACCGTCACCGACAACGACAGCGAGACGGCGACGGCCACACAGACCGTCACCGTCTCCGAGGCGGAACCCTCGCCCGACATGGAGACGTCGGTGAGCATACAGCCGGCGAGTAGCCAGACGTTCGTCGGCGGCACGACCACGTTCGACCTCGTGGTCGACGACGCGAACGGCGGCGTCGGCGCGTACTCCGCGACGGTCTCGCTGGACGACGCGAGTATCGCCCAGATCAGCGACGTCGACCTGAAGGGAAGTCCGGCCGGACAGACGACGAACGTGGCCATCGCTCCGGACGGCTCGTCGGTCACCATCGACGCCGCGTTGATGAACACCGCCGACACCGGGAGCGTGGCCATCGCGACGATTACGGTGCAGGGCGGAGCCGCCGGCTCGACCGGTCTCACGCCGTCGGTTTCGGCGCTCGGCAACGAACAGGGCACCAGCTACACGGTGGCCGGCACCAGCGGGGCGTCGCTCGACGTCACCGCGAAGTCGACGTCGGTGAGCATCCAGCCGAGCAGTAGCGAGATCACCGTCGACCAGACGACCACGTTCGACCTCGTGGTCGACGACGCGAACGGTGGCGTCGGCGCGTACACGGCGACGGTCTCGCTGGACGACGCGAGCGTCGCGGAGATCACCGACGTCGAGTTGCAGGGCAACCCGGCGGAACAGACCTCCCAGGTTACTATCGCTCCGGACGGCTCGTCGGTCACCATCGACGCCGCGTTGATGAACACCGCCGACACCGGAAGCGTGACCGTCGCGACGATCACTGTCGAGGGAGTGGACGACGGATCGGCCGACCTCTCTACCTCGGTCGCCGCGCTCGGTGACGAGGACGGCAACAACTACGCCGTCACCGGCACCACCGGCGCGTCGCTCACCGTCACGGAAGTCGTCGTCGGGAACTTCGTGAACCCGGTGAGCGACCCCGATAGCGACTCCCAGTACGAGGACATCAACGGTGACGGGAACTTCAACATCGTCGACGTGCAGGCGATGTTCGCCAACCTGAACGACGACGCGATCCAGAACAACCCGGACAAGTTCGACTTCAACAACGACGGCAGCGTCAACATCGTCGACGTCCAGGCGCTCTTCTTCGAGCTGATCAACTAG
- a CDS encoding DUF7344 domain-containing protein, whose protein sequence is MTRSERASAEVDSPLSDIVYQVLGNERRRFVLELLTQQEEPIDIGTLAERVASLENDQSVGEISYDQRKSVYTGLYQNHLPLMERAGLIRSENGWDRIEITDQGSEIQQRLNGADEQSRTSNVLYVALSAFGIGLFLGSWFSVRTLVPAVGFVQGVGFGLSLLAVGYVLTK, encoded by the coding sequence ATGACTCGATCCGAACGGGCGAGTGCCGAGGTGGACTCGCCCCTCTCGGACATCGTCTATCAGGTACTCGGCAACGAGCGACGGCGCTTCGTCCTCGAGCTCTTGACCCAGCAGGAGGAGCCTATCGACATCGGAACGCTGGCGGAGCGGGTCGCCAGTCTGGAGAACGACCAGTCGGTCGGCGAAATCTCCTACGACCAGCGTAAGAGCGTATACACCGGCCTCTACCAGAATCACCTCCCGCTGATGGAACGGGCGGGGCTGATTCGGTCGGAGAACGGATGGGATAGAATCGAAATCACCGACCAGGGATCCGAAATCCAGCAGCGTCTGAACGGGGCGGACGAGCAGTCTCGCACCTCGAATGTCCTGTACGTGGCTTTGTCCGCGTTCGGAATCGGACTGTTTCTCGGCAGCTGGTTCTCCGTGCGGACGTTGGTGCCAGCTGTCGGCTTCGTACAGGGCGTCGGGTTCGGTCTCAGCCTCCTCGCCGTAGGCTACGTGTTGACGAAGTAG
- a CDS encoding helix-turn-helix transcriptional regulator — protein MELALTHEGVLNSLLSEPKTKPELVAECDVSRTTIDRWVNQLQATMLMHRPGKRFELTLFGQIYVLKFNRIRQQLSHLVKLREPLQQLSDEIDIDPEVLEGANISFYEGLAPELAEKLLTRPGRVRLIAPRITCVFSVLFFQTPDPDLEFEILIAEEVASQLDTYLTNQQLSLLSIASVRIYEMYDSSPFCLALVERDERQVVYFIFEGSQTGVGVIESGAKEALAWGEELYDEYRDRATEHEWHSPSQPFGALPNREQCIILVELMAGNVQHETDVMRRVTSDEADNSCRSESLCALDKADYIEWNRETGAISTGPNFDDIRPILELMMNNPEKFPSDW, from the coding sequence ATGGAACTCGCTCTCACGCACGAGGGGGTTCTGAACTCTCTGCTCTCCGAACCGAAAACGAAACCTGAACTCGTAGCGGAATGTGATGTCTCACGAACGACAATCGACCGATGGGTCAATCAACTTCAGGCGACGATGCTCATGCACCGTCCGGGAAAGCGGTTCGAACTAACACTATTCGGACAAATATACGTATTGAAATTCAACCGCATTCGACAGCAGTTGTCTCACTTGGTCAAACTGCGCGAGCCGCTACAGCAGCTGTCGGACGAGATCGACATCGACCCCGAGGTGCTGGAAGGGGCGAACATTTCGTTCTACGAGGGATTGGCCCCAGAGCTCGCCGAGAAGCTGTTGACTCGCCCCGGCCGGGTTCGTCTGATCGCCCCGCGTATTACCTGTGTCTTCTCCGTCCTCTTCTTCCAAACCCCTGATCCGGACCTGGAATTCGAGATTCTCATTGCGGAAGAGGTGGCCTCTCAGCTCGACACCTACCTCACGAACCAACAACTGTCGTTGCTCTCGATAGCCTCCGTCCGCATCTACGAGATGTACGATTCATCCCCGTTCTGCCTCGCACTCGTCGAACGCGATGAAAGGCAAGTGGTGTACTTCATTTTCGAGGGATCACAGACCGGCGTGGGTGTCATCGAAAGCGGGGCCAAGGAAGCCCTCGCGTGGGGGGAAGAACTCTACGACGAATACCGCGACCGAGCCACCGAACACGAATGGCACTCTCCAAGCCAGCCGTTCGGAGCCCTTCCGAATCGGGAGCAGTGTATCATCCTCGTTGAATTGATGGCCGGAAACGTCCAACACGAAACCGACGTGATGCGGCGAGTAACTTCCGACGAGGCGGACAACTCGTGTCGTAGCGAGTCACTCTGTGCGTTGGACAAGGCGGATTACATCGAGTGGAACCGCGAAACGGGAGCCATTTCGACTGGGCCGAACTTCGACGACATTCGACCGATACTCGAGTTGATGATGAACAATCCCGAGAAATTCCCGTCAGATTGGTAG